The following coding sequences lie in one Tichowtungia aerotolerans genomic window:
- a CDS encoding uroporphyrinogen decarboxylase family protein, whose translation MNLRQIELDAIAHKNGPVPADAIVLENTSEMAAYLGVREDRVYELLGICGRLIEPQWKPVLRGEKPRGMNAFGTFENDQHAGRENPLDGCETIEAIEALNWPDPYDFNFEMMRPMIDSYHGEVAMRGPGWRPLFFKIADLWGMEEALVNMLSEPELFEVAVERVFEFSYRHAERYMETVGDSVDVFYCCDDFATQRGLMFSPEQWRKWFKPYYAKLFAIGKKYNRPVWFHSCGDITPVLPDMIEIGMDVWETVQLHALPFGMEKLKSEYGRDLCFFGGISTQKLPFMTPNEVHEITARTIDVMAKDGGYICGGDHHIQKEVPPENVLALFETVREFQ comes from the coding sequence GTATCTCGGCGTGCGGGAAGACCGTGTTTATGAACTGCTTGGAATCTGCGGCCGATTGATTGAACCGCAGTGGAAACCGGTACTTCGCGGCGAAAAACCACGTGGCATGAATGCGTTCGGAACCTTTGAAAACGATCAGCATGCTGGACGGGAAAACCCGCTGGACGGCTGTGAAACTATTGAGGCAATTGAAGCGTTAAATTGGCCGGACCCGTATGACTTTAATTTTGAGATGATGCGGCCGATGATCGACTCTTATCATGGAGAAGTTGCAATGCGCGGGCCGGGCTGGCGTCCTCTGTTTTTCAAGATTGCCGACTTATGGGGCATGGAAGAGGCGCTGGTGAACATGCTGTCAGAGCCGGAACTTTTTGAGGTGGCTGTGGAGCGAGTGTTTGAGTTTTCCTATCGTCATGCAGAGCGGTATATGGAAACGGTCGGCGACAGTGTGGACGTGTTTTACTGCTGTGATGACTTTGCGACGCAGCGAGGCTTGATGTTTTCACCGGAGCAATGGAGAAAATGGTTCAAACCTTATTATGCAAAGTTGTTTGCCATCGGCAAAAAATATAATCGGCCAGTTTGGTTTCATTCTTGTGGCGATATTACGCCGGTGCTGCCGGATATGATTGAGATTGGCATGGACGTTTGGGAAACTGTTCAGTTGCACGCATTGCCGTTCGGGATGGAAAAGCTGAAAAGCGAGTATGGCCGAGACCTCTGTTTTTTCGGAGGAATTAGCACTCAGAAACTGCCTTTCATGACTCCGAATGAAGTGCATGAAATCACCGCGCGTACAATTGATGTGATGGCCAAAGACGGCGGCTATATTTGCGGAGGTGATCATCATATTCAGAAAGAAGTACCGCCGGAAAATGTGCTGGCACTATTCGAAACCGTAAGAGAATTTCAATAA